A genomic stretch from Erigeron canadensis isolate Cc75 chromosome 9, C_canadensis_v1, whole genome shotgun sequence includes:
- the LOC122582074 gene encoding uncharacterized protein LOC122582074 isoform X2, whose amino-acid sequence MSLVDYDASSDEEEAQQPGRNNTNRGDVVISHKNDLSSNLPHPTTQKSTSFQVQQSDSTVKSSKPSTLKLPDASFLLGSPSLPSDASGSYDHTSRVAAAMAQNASRKRDPKELVPSHPRGKTARGNFPRSKTGPETTTGLLFPPQLSGRSNVVTEDINKLFAKRNGS is encoded by the exons atgTCGCTGGTGGATTACGATGCCTCATCGGATGAAGAAGAAGCACAACAACCTGGTCGTAACAACACCAACAGGGGCGATGTTGTAATTTCACACAAAAATGATCTAAGTTCTAATCTTCCTCATCCCACCACCCA GAAGTCAACAAGTTTCCAAGTCCAACAGTCGGACAGCACTGTAAAGAGCTCAAAGCCTTCTACTCTTAAATTACCTGATGCATCATTCCTCTTGGGATCACCTTCTTTGCCATCCGATGCGAGTGGAAGCTATGACCACACTTCTCGTGTTGCAGCTGCCATGGCTCAGAATGCATCACGCAAAAGAGATCCCAAAGAACTGGTACCTTCTCATCCTCGTGGAAAAACTGCAAGAGGGAATTTTCCACGGTCGAAAACTGGTCCCGAGACAACAACTGGTCTTCTTTTTCCACCTCAGCTTAGTGGCAG GAGCAATGTGGTTACAGAAGATATTAACAAGTTATTTGCTAAAAGAAATGGCTCTTAA
- the LOC122582074 gene encoding uncharacterized protein LOC122582074 isoform X1, whose translation MSLVDYDASSDEEEAQQPGRNNTNRGDVVISHKNDLSSNLPHPTTHRKSTSFQVQQSDSTVKSSKPSTLKLPDASFLLGSPSLPSDASGSYDHTSRVAAAMAQNASRKRDPKELVPSHPRGKTARGNFPRSKTGPETTTGLLFPPQLSGRSNVVTEDINKLFAKRNGS comes from the exons atgTCGCTGGTGGATTACGATGCCTCATCGGATGAAGAAGAAGCACAACAACCTGGTCGTAACAACACCAACAGGGGCGATGTTGTAATTTCACACAAAAATGATCTAAGTTCTAATCTTCCTCATCCCACCACCCA TAGGAAGTCAACAAGTTTCCAAGTCCAACAGTCGGACAGCACTGTAAAGAGCTCAAAGCCTTCTACTCTTAAATTACCTGATGCATCATTCCTCTTGGGATCACCTTCTTTGCCATCCGATGCGAGTGGAAGCTATGACCACACTTCTCGTGTTGCAGCTGCCATGGCTCAGAATGCATCACGCAAAAGAGATCCCAAAGAACTGGTACCTTCTCATCCTCGTGGAAAAACTGCAAGAGGGAATTTTCCACGGTCGAAAACTGGTCCCGAGACAACAACTGGTCTTCTTTTTCCACCTCAGCTTAGTGGCAG GAGCAATGTGGTTACAGAAGATATTAACAAGTTATTTGCTAAAAGAAATGGCTCTTAA